In one Nitrososphaera viennensis EN76 genomic region, the following are encoded:
- the purL gene encoding phosphoribosylformylglycinamidine synthase subunit PurL translates to MGVLTEQELAYLESKLKRKANEVEQDIVGAEWSEHCSYKSSKKFLRLLPTKGKRVLVGPGYDAGVLDVGDGYVITVHIESHNHPSAVEPFGGAATGVGGVIRDIMSMGTRPIAVLDALRFAPIDGGNNNKSKKSAATASATAKSKWLFKNVVKGIADYGNCIGIPTVGGEIEFDPSFEDYCLVDVASIGHGKKEDVISNRAEVGDYIVLAGGSTGRDGIHGASFASRALEAENRSAVQIPDPFLEKLLLEATMEAVQQGCVKAIKDLGGGGLSCCLSETSDNLGRGFKVELSEVNAREAGMTPAELMISESQERMLYVTDSEKLPGLQSILDKYEIRYSILGKAEGHQDLVITHNDSVVASMPSSLVAHAPLADRAARRPAYLDRLKKVRAPKKVPPILGKTLLALLSNPTIASKRWVYQQYDHEVGVRTVAKPGAADAAVMRLDNGKFAAVKLDGNSKHCYLDPYQGTLGCLSEGCRNIICTGAEPAGVVDHLQFGSPEDPEIFWTFSQAVNAIVDYCNFMEIPVVGGKVSFYNETAKGPIKPSPVMGTIGLIDDEKWITKSALGPGQSVFIIGETRPEMGGSEYYEYVHGITGGLLPAVDLATDRANGSAVLKLIRNGLVSCAHDCSKGGLAVALAEMAIAGNTGFRVQLDSVPSTCTRLDDLLFSESHSRYLVGTTRPEQVAQLLQSEGVKFAKIGKSMRGKAEFAQGKKVRISLPLSKLEGAFGSLGKIMG, encoded by the coding sequence GTGCTCGACGTCGGCGACGGCTATGTCATCACCGTGCACATTGAAAGCCACAACCACCCGTCGGCGGTAGAGCCCTTTGGCGGTGCTGCAACAGGAGTCGGAGGGGTGATACGCGACATCATGTCGATGGGCACGCGCCCGATAGCGGTGCTTGACGCGCTGCGCTTTGCGCCAATAGACGGCGGCAACAACAACAAGAGCAAAAAGTCGGCAGCAACAGCGTCGGCGACGGCAAAGTCAAAATGGCTGTTCAAGAACGTGGTCAAGGGCATCGCAGACTATGGGAACTGCATCGGAATACCTACGGTCGGAGGCGAGATCGAGTTTGACCCGTCGTTTGAGGATTACTGCCTTGTAGACGTCGCGTCTATAGGCCACGGCAAAAAAGAGGACGTCATTTCAAACCGCGCCGAAGTCGGCGACTATATCGTGCTTGCAGGAGGCTCCACCGGCAGGGACGGGATACACGGCGCGTCGTTTGCGTCGCGCGCGCTGGAGGCCGAGAACCGCTCGGCGGTGCAGATACCCGACCCGTTCCTTGAGAAACTGCTGCTGGAAGCGACGATGGAGGCCGTGCAGCAGGGGTGCGTCAAGGCGATAAAGGACCTCGGCGGAGGCGGGCTTTCGTGCTGTTTGTCAGAGACGTCTGACAACCTCGGCCGCGGCTTTAAGGTCGAGCTGTCCGAGGTCAACGCAAGGGAGGCCGGCATGACGCCGGCAGAATTGATGATATCCGAGTCGCAGGAGCGCATGCTCTACGTCACCGACTCTGAAAAGCTGCCGGGCTTGCAGTCCATCCTTGACAAGTACGAGATAAGGTACTCGATACTAGGCAAGGCAGAAGGGCACCAGGACCTTGTAATAACGCACAATGACTCTGTGGTTGCAAGCATGCCTTCAAGCCTCGTCGCGCATGCGCCCCTTGCAGACAGGGCCGCACGGAGGCCGGCGTACCTCGACCGGCTCAAAAAGGTGCGCGCTCCAAAGAAGGTGCCGCCAATCCTGGGAAAGACGCTGCTTGCGCTCCTCTCAAACCCGACGATAGCAAGCAAGAGGTGGGTCTACCAGCAGTACGACCACGAGGTGGGCGTGCGCACCGTTGCAAAGCCGGGCGCGGCCGACGCGGCCGTGATGCGCCTTGACAACGGGAAATTTGCCGCAGTAAAACTGGACGGCAACTCGAAGCACTGCTACCTCGACCCGTACCAGGGGACGCTTGGCTGCCTGTCGGAAGGGTGCCGAAACATCATCTGCACCGGCGCCGAGCCGGCGGGAGTGGTCGACCACCTGCAGTTTGGAAGCCCGGAGGACCCGGAGATCTTCTGGACCTTTTCGCAAGCGGTAAACGCCATTGTCGACTATTGCAACTTTATGGAAATTCCGGTAGTTGGAGGCAAGGTCAGCTTTTACAACGAGACGGCCAAGGGGCCCATCAAGCCGTCGCCCGTGATGGGCACGATTGGCCTCATCGACGACGAAAAATGGATAACAAAGTCGGCGCTTGGCCCCGGCCAGTCCGTATTCATAATCGGCGAGACGCGCCCGGAGATGGGAGGCTCGGAATACTATGAATACGTGCACGGCATAACCGGAGGCCTGCTTCCGGCAGTCGACCTTGCAACCGACAGGGCAAACGGCTCTGCCGTCCTGAAACTGATAAGAAACGGCCTGGTGTCGTGCGCCCATGACTGCAGCAAGGGCGGCCTTGCGGTGGCTCTTGCCGAGATGGCGATTGCAGGAAACACTGGTTTTCGCGTGCAACTGGACTCTGTCCCAAGCACCTGCACTAGGCTTGACGATCTCTTGTTTTCAGAGTCGCACTCGCGCTACCTTGTAGGGACGACCAGGCCCGAGCAGGTTGCCCAGCTGTTGCAGTCAGAGGGAGTCAAGTTTGCCAAGATCGGCAAGTCTATGCGTGGCAAGGCCGAGTTTGCCCAGGGCAAGAAGGTTCGGATCTCACTACCATTGTCAAAACTGGAAGGCGCCTTTGGATCGCTTGGGAAGATAATGGGATGA
- the purF gene encoding amidophosphoribosyltransferase, translating to MVHENCGVVGIFSLAGHNVIPFAIDMLRALQHRGQEAWGIAVPNKPPFKRLGLVSQAAPDFQAIVRKYKSSAAIGHVRYSTFGKSNLENAQPLKVKDLCIAHNGTIANVEQLSGMVGGCTFTPQTMSDTLVAAQRLVMHIAEKDDMASAMSILKSEMVGSFCFTFLTDEGSVYAARDTRGFRPLVLGFHKETGTYMVASESCALAAVGAQLVRDVEPGELVKMGKAGVESQQFATETPHAHCAFEYTYFAHPSSIMEGINVYAARKKIGQFLAKKFPIQDADVVVPVPDSARPAALGYALESGLPFEEGLLKDRYSKKGSMRSFIEPYQNDRVEINKGIIPIREVIEGKHVVVVDDSIVRGTSSASIISTLRAAGARRISLVVTYPPIRYPCYAGIDFPSQEELIAYQHGAEEQANEKVAGKVARVIGADYVAYNDTANLASAIGMPEEELCFTCSTGNYAPLGIKPVFKTRAQIKGE from the coding sequence TTGGTACATGAAAACTGCGGCGTAGTAGGCATCTTTTCGCTTGCCGGACACAATGTCATACCGTTTGCCATAGACATGCTGCGCGCGCTGCAGCACCGCGGCCAGGAGGCGTGGGGCATTGCCGTCCCGAACAAGCCCCCGTTCAAGAGGCTCGGCCTTGTATCGCAGGCCGCGCCTGATTTTCAGGCTATTGTGCGCAAATACAAGTCAAGCGCGGCCATCGGCCACGTGCGCTATTCCACTTTTGGCAAGAGCAACCTGGAAAACGCCCAGCCCCTCAAGGTCAAGGACCTGTGCATAGCCCACAACGGCACCATAGCAAACGTGGAGCAGCTTTCAGGCATGGTGGGCGGCTGCACGTTCACCCCGCAGACCATGAGCGACACGCTGGTTGCCGCCCAGCGCCTGGTGATGCACATCGCCGAAAAGGACGACATGGCGTCTGCGATGTCTATTTTGAAAAGCGAGATGGTCGGCTCGTTCTGCTTTACGTTTCTCACCGACGAAGGTTCAGTGTATGCGGCACGCGACACGCGGGGATTCAGGCCGCTCGTCCTTGGCTTTCACAAGGAAACTGGCACCTACATGGTGGCGTCGGAGTCGTGCGCGCTTGCCGCAGTCGGGGCGCAGCTTGTCCGCGACGTCGAGCCGGGGGAACTGGTCAAGATGGGCAAGGCAGGGGTCGAGTCCCAGCAGTTTGCGACGGAAACGCCGCACGCCCACTGCGCGTTTGAATACACATACTTTGCGCACCCGTCAAGCATCATGGAGGGGATAAACGTCTACGCGGCAAGGAAAAAGATAGGCCAGTTCCTTGCCAAGAAATTCCCGATACAGGACGCGGACGTGGTTGTGCCGGTCCCTGACTCGGCAAGGCCCGCGGCGCTTGGCTATGCGCTGGAATCCGGCCTGCCGTTTGAGGAGGGCCTGCTGAAGGACAGGTACAGCAAGAAGGGCTCGATGCGCAGTTTCATCGAGCCGTACCAGAACGACAGGGTCGAGATAAACAAGGGCATAATCCCGATACGGGAAGTCATTGAGGGCAAGCACGTGGTGGTCGTGGACGACAGCATTGTCCGCGGCACCAGCTCTGCGTCGATAATAAGCACGCTGCGCGCGGCAGGCGCAAGGCGGATAAGCCTCGTAGTCACGTACCCGCCCATACGCTACCCGTGCTACGCCGGAATCGACTTTCCGTCACAGGAGGAACTTATTGCGTACCAGCACGGCGCAGAAGAGCAGGCAAACGAAAAGGTGGCGGGCAAGGTCGCAAGGGTGATTGGCGCAGACTATGTCGCGTACAACGACACTGCAAACCTTGCAAGCGCAATTGGCATGCCGGAAGAAGAGCTGTGCTTTACCTGCTCGACTGGCAACTATGCGCCGCTCGGGATAAAGCCGGTCTTCAAGACGCGCGCCCAGATAAAAGGCGAATGA